In Flavobacteriales bacterium, the following proteins share a genomic window:
- a CDS encoding tetratricopeptide repeat protein — MKKALLILALTSIVSATFAQKANIQTASNHLRHGELKEAKSAIDKATINASSKGMAKTWKIRADVYYKIGTAKNASIKALSPNAFEEAFEAFKTLKEVDAKKMYTSEVTPGIANCARNFYNKGEAAYNDSSYASAIKYFDLCAAAKAANGLKSKPKAYYPPVHWAALAAEKMKNYDLAEKNYREMIAADYAKLDMFKNLIDIYKKGKDDQEGYEKVLAEARVAFPDDLNLMLVETDVLLNKGDKEGAKRNLDAAIAKDPENEKLYYFIATTVYEPQGDLENAEANYLKALELKPDYVDAAYNAGVMYYNVAADILKKANDITDNTKYNAEKEKAQVKFKKAVEYLAKVEVLAGEDMAVVKEELKPTLINTLRSLKNAYVRLNDPVKMKLVKAKLTALGIS; from the coding sequence ATGAAAAAAGCACTATTAATACTTGCCTTAACTAGCATAGTGAGCGCAACTTTTGCTCAAAAGGCAAACATACAAACGGCATCTAATCACCTCAGACATGGTGAACTAAAAGAGGCAAAATCGGCTATTGATAAAGCAACCATCAACGCTTCTTCTAAAGGGATGGCTAAAACTTGGAAAATCCGAGCAGATGTTTATTACAAAATAGGAACTGCTAAAAATGCCAGTATCAAAGCGTTATCACCTAATGCCTTTGAGGAAGCGTTTGAAGCATTCAAAACATTAAAAGAAGTTGATGCCAAGAAAATGTATACTAGTGAGGTAACTCCTGGTATTGCAAATTGCGCTAGGAATTTCTACAACAAAGGAGAAGCGGCTTATAACGATTCATCTTATGCATCTGCAATTAAATATTTTGATTTATGTGCAGCAGCAAAGGCAGCGAATGGTTTGAAGAGCAAGCCTAAAGCATATTATCCACCTGTTCATTGGGCGGCATTAGCAGCTGAAAAAATGAAGAACTATGATTTAGCGGAGAAAAATTATCGAGAGATGATAGCTGCTGATTATGCTAAGTTGGACATGTTCAAAAACCTAATCGATATCTATAAAAAAGGTAAAGATGATCAAGAAGGTTATGAGAAAGTTTTAGCTGAAGCTAGAGTTGCTTTTCCGGATGATTTGAACCTAATGCTTGTTGAAACAGACGTGTTACTTAATAAGGGAGATAAAGAAGGAGCAAAACGTAACTTGGATGCTGCGATTGCAAAAGATCCTGAAAATGAAAAACTATATTATTTCATTGCAACAACTGTTTATGAGCCACAAGGTGATTTGGAAAATGCAGAAGCTAATTATCTAAAGGCATTAGAGTTGAAACCTGATTATGTGGATGCGGCATACAATGCAGGTGTAATGTATTATAACGTTGCTGCTGATATTCTCAAGAAAGCAAATGATATTACAGACAACACTAAATACAATGCAGAAAAAGAAAAAGCACAAGTGAAATTCAAAAAAGCTGTTGAATATTTGGCGAAAGTTGAAGTATTAGCAGGAGAGGACATGGCTGTTGTAAAGGAAGAATTAAAACCAACTTTGATTAATACATTAAGATCTTTAAAGAATGCTTATGTTAGGTTAAATGATCCTGTGAAGATGAAACTTGTTAAGGCAAAACTTACAGCTCTTGGTATAAGCTAA
- the gyrA gene encoding DNA gyrase subunit A — protein MTEGEKIIQINIEDEMKSSYIDYSMSVIVSRALPDVRDGLKPVHRRVLFGMLDLGVFANKPYKKSARIVGEVLGKYHPHGDTSVYDAMVRMAQPWSLRYPLVDGQGNFGSVDGDSPAAMRYTEVRLRKIAEEMLIDIDKETVDFSLNFDDSLQEPTVLPTRIPNLLINGGSGIAVGMATNMAPHNIKEVIDGTIAYIDNRDIDIAGLMEHIKAPDFPTGGTIYGYEGVKDAFETGRGRVVIRGRSNIETRDNGRETIIVTEIPYMVNKADMILKTAGLINEKKIDGISDIRDESDRNGMRIVYELKTNAITNVVLNKLYKYTALESSFSVNSIALVNKRPKMLNLKEIIHYFVEHRHEVIVRRTQYELRKAEERAHILEGLIIASDNIDEVIRIIRASKSPDEARETLMKTFDLSEIQSRAIVDMRLRHLTGLEQDKLRREYEEFLALIEKLKGILASEDIRMNIIKMELDEVRERYQDERRTDIEYAAKDFRIEDIIADKDVVITISHKGYIKRTPLTEFKVQGRGGKGSKGSNTREEDFLEYLFVASMHDYMLFFTEQGRLFWLRVYELPEGMKTSKGRPIQNLISIPSDDKVKAFINTKDLKDEEYIKNNFIVLCTKKGVIKKTELSAYSRPRTNGINAITIKDGDQLLEAKLTTGNSEILMAIKSGRAIRFPEEKVRAMGRNAAGVRGIKIDTKNDEVIGMICVEDKESSVLVVSEKGYGKRSPLEDYRITNRGGKGVKTLNITEKTGQLVAMKNVIDTDDLMIINKSGITIRMAVETLREMGRATQGVRLIKLKGEDSIAAVTKIEVSEDDEIAVDEEGNPIVTASVEEGENSSEENVGKEIADDQEEVEDDSTEDSEEEGSDDDTENDN, from the coding sequence ATGACAGAAGGAGAGAAGATAATTCAGATAAATATTGAAGATGAAATGAAATCATCGTACATCGATTATTCGATGTCGGTAATCGTTTCTCGTGCTTTACCTGATGTGCGTGATGGATTAAAGCCTGTTCATAGAAGAGTTTTGTTTGGAATGCTAGATTTAGGTGTATTCGCAAACAAGCCTTATAAAAAATCTGCAAGAATTGTTGGAGAGGTATTAGGTAAGTATCACCCGCATGGTGATACTTCGGTATACGATGCTATGGTTCGTATGGCACAGCCTTGGTCTTTAAGATATCCGTTAGTTGACGGACAAGGTAACTTTGGTTCTGTCGATGGAGATAGTCCAGCCGCAATGAGATATACGGAAGTACGTCTGCGAAAGATTGCTGAAGAAATGTTAATTGATATTGACAAAGAAACTGTTGATTTCTCCTTGAACTTTGACGACTCTCTTCAAGAGCCTACGGTTCTTCCAACTAGAATTCCAAATCTTTTAATAAATGGAGGTTCGGGAATTGCCGTAGGTATGGCTACAAATATGGCTCCTCATAATATTAAGGAAGTAATTGATGGAACTATAGCTTATATAGACAATAGAGATATCGATATTGCGGGCTTAATGGAGCACATTAAAGCTCCTGATTTTCCAACAGGCGGAACTATATATGGCTATGAGGGTGTTAAAGATGCTTTCGAAACAGGAAGAGGACGAGTTGTAATTAGAGGTCGAAGTAACATCGAGACAAGAGACAATGGTAGAGAAACCATAATCGTTACCGAAATCCCTTACATGGTTAACAAAGCAGATATGATCTTGAAAACTGCTGGTCTAATTAATGAAAAGAAAATTGACGGTATATCTGACATAAGAGATGAGTCGGATAGAAATGGAATGCGAATCGTTTATGAACTAAAAACGAATGCTATTACTAACGTTGTTCTTAACAAACTATATAAGTACACTGCTTTAGAATCTTCGTTTAGCGTTAACAGTATTGCCTTGGTTAACAAGCGACCTAAAATGCTTAACCTAAAAGAAATCATTCATTATTTCGTTGAGCACCGTCATGAAGTAATTGTTCGAAGAACTCAATACGAATTAAGAAAAGCGGAAGAAAGAGCGCACATTCTTGAAGGATTAATAATTGCGAGCGATAACATCGACGAAGTAATTAGAATTATCAGAGCCTCTAAAAGTCCTGATGAAGCGAGAGAAACGTTAATGAAAACTTTCGACTTGTCTGAAATTCAATCAAGAGCGATCGTTGATATGCGATTAAGACATTTAACTGGCCTTGAACAAGACAAGTTAAGAAGAGAATACGAAGAGTTTTTAGCATTGATTGAAAAGTTAAAAGGAATTTTAGCTAGCGAAGATATTCGAATGAATATAATCAAAATGGAACTTGACGAAGTAAGAGAAAGATATCAAGATGAAAGAAGAACAGATATTGAATATGCTGCCAAAGACTTCAGAATAGAAGATATTATTGCAGATAAAGATGTTGTAATAACAATTTCTCACAAAGGATATATTAAAAGAACGCCGCTTACTGAGTTCAAAGTACAAGGAAGGGGAGGAAAAGGATCTAAAGGAAGTAACACTAGAGAAGAAGATTTCTTAGAGTACTTATTCGTGGCGAGCATGCATGATTACATGTTGTTCTTTACGGAACAAGGGAGATTATTCTGGTTAAGAGTATATGAATTACCTGAGGGAATGAAAACATCTAAAGGAAGACCAATTCAAAACTTGATAAGCATTCCATCTGATGATAAAGTGAAAGCATTCATCAATACGAAAGATTTGAAAGACGAAGAGTATATTAAGAACAACTTTATTGTACTATGTACTAAGAAAGGTGTGATTAAGAAAACAGAACTTTCAGCTTATTCTAGACCACGGACTAACGGAATCAACGCAATTACTATTAAAGATGGCGATCAATTACTAGAAGCTAAATTGACAACTGGAAATAGCGAAATATTAATGGCTATTAAATCAGGTAGAGCAATTAGATTCCCAGAAGAGAAGGTAAGAGCAATGGGCCGAAATGCTGCAGGTGTTAGAGGTATCAAGATTGATACTAAAAACGATGAAGTAATAGGAATGATCTGTGTTGAGGATAAAGAGTCTTCAGTACTTGTTGTTTCAGAAAAAGGATACGGTAAACGTTCTCCATTGGAAGATTACAGAATTACCAATAGAGGTGGTAAGGGTGTTAAAACACTTAATATAACGGAGAAGACAGGCCAGTTAGTTGCAATGAAGAATGTAATTGATACAGATGATTTAATGATAATCAATAAATCTGGAATCACTATTCGTATGGCTGTTGAAACATTAAGAGAAATGGGTAGAGCAACACAAGGTGTTAGACTTATTAAACTTAAAGGAGAAGACAGCATCGCAGCAGTTACTAAAATTGAAGTATCTGAAGATGATGAAATAGCTGTTGATGAAGAAGGTAATCCAATTGTGACTGCTTCGGTTGAAGAAGGAGAAAATTCTTCTGAAGAGAATGTTGGCAAAGAAATTGCAGACGATCAAGAAGAAGTAGAAGATGACTCTACGGAAGATTCTGAAGAAGAGGGTTCTGATGACGATACTGAAAACGATAACTAA